The genomic DNA GATTGAAGATGCGATTTATAAGCTGACGAATGAAAAGGTCAAACTTATAGGTGCAGGCAGGACTGATTCAGGGGTACATGCATACGGGCAGGTTGCTAACTTTTATACATCTTCATCTATTCCGGCAGATAAGTTTTCTTTTGCGTTAAATACTATACTTCCTGATGACATAGTTGTAAGAAAGTCTGAGGAGGTTGATGAAGATTTTCATGCCAGGTTTTCAGCTAAAGGTAAGAGATATAGATATTTAATATATAACTCTACTCACCCTTCAGCTTTACTGAGAAATAAATCCTGGCATGTTTTCTATAACCTTAATATTGAACTAATGAAAGAAGCATCTTTATATCTTATAGGTACCCATAATTTTAGGAGTTTTATGGCAAAAGACAAGGGCAGCCAGGTAAAAAGTACTGTACGTACAATTTGGGAGACATCGCTTATAAGAAGAAATGATATTATTCAAATTGAAATAGCGGGGAACGGTTTTTTGTATAATATGGTCAGAATTATTGCCGGTACACTGGTCGATGTGGGTATAGGTAAGATTGAAGCTAAATATATTAACGATATAATTAAGGGATGTGATAGGAAATTGGCGGGTAGGACAGCTCCTCCCCAAGGCTTGTATCTGATGGAAGTGTATTATTAGAGAAGTGAGAAGTTGGATATTAAATATGAAATGGCGAACGACTATGAGAAAGAAAACCGGATGCTATGGCCATAAGAAAGAGTAAATAAGAGATAAATTAAAAAAATAGCATTTTATACTTGACACGCAATACCTATCTATATTACAATGTTAAAGTGCTGTAAACTTAGCCCATAACTAAAATTCAAAAATATAAATTACAATATGACGGTGAGCTTTAAGGAGGTTAATAGGTTAATGAAAACATATATGGCGAAACCCAAAGAGGTTTTTAGGAAATGGTATGTTGTAGATGCAGAAGGTAAGCCATTAGGACGACTGGCAAGTGAAGTAGCTAAAATTTTAAGAGGCAAGCATAAGCCGGAGTTTACGCCCCATATAGATACAGGCGATTATGTAATAGTCTTGAATGCGGATAAGGTAGTACTAACAGGAAAAAAGTTGGATCAGAAGTACTACAGACGTCATTCAGGGTATCCCGGAGGGTTGAAGGAAATAAAGTACAGAGACTTTTTAGCTTCGAAACCTGAAAAAGCTATAGAACTTGCAGTAAAAGGCATGTTACCGAAAAATAGCCTGGGCAGGGCAATGTTTAAAAAGCTTAAGGTTTATAGAGGAAATGAACATAAGCACCAGGCACAAAAACCTGAAAAACTGGAACTTAACATTTGAGTTGAATGGAGGTAATAGATTTAAATGAGTAAAGTACAATACTATGGAACAGGAAGAAGAAAAAAATCTGTAGCCAGAGTCAGACTCGTCCCCGGAGATGGAAAGATATTTATTAATGATAGAAGTATTGATGAATATTTTGGTCTTGAAACTTTAAAAGTTATAGTGAAACAACCATTAGTTTTAACCGATACCCTTGGTAAATTTGACGTCCTGTGCAAGGTAAGTGGAGGTGGTTTTACAGGGCAGGCGGGAGCCGTAAGGCATGGTATATCCAGAGCTCTTCTTGAAGCTGACGAGTCTTTAAGGCCTATCTTGAAAAAGGCTGGTTTCCTGACAAGAGACCCAAGAATGAAAGAAAGGAAAAAATATGGCCTTAAAAAAGCGAGGAGAGCGCCACAATTCTCCAAGAGATAGTTGTTTGCATGCGGGGATAGTTATTAAATGCGCAGTTAGATAGCTATATTACAGGGGGCGGGTTAATTCACTCAGTCCCCTATTATATTTGAATTTTGAATCTGACAGGGGGTATCGATATGTTGTTAATAAAAAACGGTAAAATATACACAATGGCTGGTAGTGTATATGAAAAAGGTTATATTATGGTTGATAATGGCAAAATAGTTAGGGTAGGAGAAGGAGAAAGCCATTTAAATGAAAGTAGTTTTAATAGAGAAACTGATAAAGTTATTGATGCAGAAGGGAAGTATGTGCTGCCCGGATTCATTGACGCCCATTGTCATGTAGGAATGTGGGAAGATTCTACGGGTTTTGAGGGAGCAGACGGGAACGAGTCTACAGACCCTATAACACCTCAATTGAGAGCTATTGATGGGGTCTACCACTTGGACAGGTCTTTTGTTGAAGCAAGAGAAAATGGGGTAACGACTGTAGTGACCGGGCCGGGAAGTGCAAATGTTATTGGTGGACAATTTGCTGCTTTGAAAACTTACGGTAGACGAGTAGAAGATATGATAATTAAAGAGCCTGTGGCTGTTAAAATAGCCTTTGGTGAAAACCCAAAAAGGGTATACGGAAGTAATAAAAAAATGCCTACTACTCGTATGGCTACTGCAGCCTTACTCAGAGAAAACTTGAAGAAAGCATTAGAATATAAAAAGTCCATGGAAGAAGACAAAAAGGAAAGCGAGAATAAAGAAAAAACGAAATTTGATATGAAAATGGACACACTTGTAAAAGTATTAAATAAAGAAATACCGTTAAAGGCTCATGCTCACAGGGCTGATGACATCCTTACTGCAATAAGAATAGCAAAGGAATTTGACGTAAATATAACAATTGAGCACTGTACAGAAGGACAGCTTGTAAAAGATATTCTTATTGAAGAAGGAATTCCTGCAATAGTAGGACCATTTCTTACCGATAGGTCCAAAGTTGAGCTAAAGAATTTAAGTGTTAAAACACCGGGAGTTTTATCTAAAGCAGGAATAAAAGTAGCTATTATGACTGATCATCCCGTTATTCCCGTACAGAATCTCTGGCTTTGTGCTGCAATGGCTGTAAGAGAGGGAATGGAAGAAGAAGAGGCTTTAAAGGCTATAACAATAAATGCTGCCCAAATAACCGGCATAGATAACAGAGTTGGAAGCTTGGAGGCGGGAAAAGATGCAGATATAGTAATATTTGACGGACATCCTTTTGATATAAAATCGAGAGCTGTGACAACAATAATAAACGGAGAAGTGGTTTATGAGGAAGTGAAAGGTTGATAACTATTAAGACGGCATCTGAGCATGAAACCCGAAATATTGGTTTCCTACTAGGTTCTGTATTAAAAAAGGGAGATATTGTGTGTCTTGAGGGAGAGCTTGGAGTAGGAAAGACTGTTTTTGTAAAAGGGGTGGCTTCTGCCCTCGGAGTTGAAGAATACGTTACAAGCCCTACATTTATTATTGTAAATGAATATAATGGGAGATTGCCTGTTTACCATTTTGATGTTTATCGGATATCAGACCCTCAAGATATGTATGAAATCGGTTTTGAAGAGTATATATACGGAGATGGGATTGTAGTAGTTGAGTGGGCTGATTTAATAAAAGAAATACTCCCTGATGAACTTATATGGGTAAGAATAGAGAAAAATAATATCAATAAAAAAAATAATGCGGGTGAGAAAGATGTCCTTATGGTGGAGGAAGGAAGAATAATACACATAGATTTTATAGGTGAGAGATACAGGAAGTATATGGATTGTCTTGTTTCAAATATGGGAAAAGAGGTAGGTAAAGGTTGAAAGTACTAGCCCTAGATACATCGGCCTTGGTAGCTTCTGTAGCTGTTATGGATAATTGGATACTATTAGGTGAATATACTCTCAATCACAAAAAGACGCATTCCCAAAAGCTTATTCTTATGATTGAAGAGTTATTGGCAAATTTGGAATTAAGTCCGAATGATATTGATTTATTTGCCGTATCAAAGGGACCGGGGTCTTTCACTGGATTAAGGATAGGTGTTACCACTGTAAAAACTATGGCTTATGCTCTGGATAAACCTGTAGTTGGCGTTCCCACTCTTGATGTATTGGCCTATAATATACCCTTTTGCCGACACATCATATGTCCAATAATGGACGCAAGGAATAACCAGGTATACACT from Bacillota bacterium includes the following:
- the truA gene encoding tRNA pseudouridine(38-40) synthase TruA translates to MRNIKLTIEYDGTNYNGWQSQINGFAIQDKIEDAIYKLTNEKVKLIGAGRTDSGVHAYGQVANFYTSSSIPADKFSFALNTILPDDIVVRKSEEVDEDFHARFSAKGKRYRYLIYNSTHPSALLRNKSWHVFYNLNIELMKEASLYLIGTHNFRSFMAKDKGSQVKSTVRTIWETSLIRRNDIIQIEIAGNGFLYNMVRIIAGTLVDVGIGKIEAKYINDIIKGCDRKLAGRTAPPQGLYLMEVYY
- the rplM gene encoding 50S ribosomal protein L13, which produces MKTYMAKPKEVFRKWYVVDAEGKPLGRLASEVAKILRGKHKPEFTPHIDTGDYVIVLNADKVVLTGKKLDQKYYRRHSGYPGGLKEIKYRDFLASKPEKAIELAVKGMLPKNSLGRAMFKKLKVYRGNEHKHQAQKPEKLELNI
- the rpsI gene encoding 30S ribosomal protein S9; the encoded protein is MSKVQYYGTGRRKKSVARVRLVPGDGKIFINDRSIDEYFGLETLKVIVKQPLVLTDTLGKFDVLCKVSGGGFTGQAGAVRHGISRALLEADESLRPILKKAGFLTRDPRMKERKKYGLKKARRAPQFSKR
- a CDS encoding amidohydrolase, giving the protein MLLIKNGKIYTMAGSVYEKGYIMVDNGKIVRVGEGESHLNESSFNRETDKVIDAEGKYVLPGFIDAHCHVGMWEDSTGFEGADGNESTDPITPQLRAIDGVYHLDRSFVEARENGVTTVVTGPGSANVIGGQFAALKTYGRRVEDMIIKEPVAVKIAFGENPKRVYGSNKKMPTTRMATAALLRENLKKALEYKKSMEEDKKESENKEKTKFDMKMDTLVKVLNKEIPLKAHAHRADDILTAIRIAKEFDVNITIEHCTEGQLVKDILIEEGIPAIVGPFLTDRSKVELKNLSVKTPGVLSKAGIKVAIMTDHPVIPVQNLWLCAAMAVREGMEEEEALKAITINAAQITGIDNRVGSLEAGKDADIVIFDGHPFDIKSRAVTTIINGEVVYEEVKG
- the tsaE gene encoding tRNA (adenosine(37)-N6)-threonylcarbamoyltransferase complex ATPase subunit type 1 TsaE encodes the protein MITIKTASEHETRNIGFLLGSVLKKGDIVCLEGELGVGKTVFVKGVASALGVEEYVTSPTFIIVNEYNGRLPVYHFDVYRISDPQDMYEIGFEEYIYGDGIVVVEWADLIKEILPDELIWVRIEKNNINKKNNAGEKDVLMVEEGRIIHIDFIGERYRKYMDCLVSNMGKEVGKG
- the tsaB gene encoding tRNA (adenosine(37)-N6)-threonylcarbamoyltransferase complex dimerization subunit type 1 TsaB, with the translated sequence MKVLALDTSALVASVAVMDNWILLGEYTLNHKKTHSQKLILMIEELLANLELSPNDIDLFAVSKGPGSFTGLRIGVTTVKTMAYALDKPVVGVPTLDVLAYNIPFCRHIICPIMDARNNQVYTALYQWASGEQQRLTEYMGVKIEELVKIIRENIVERENIDKIRVRVIFTGDGVIVHRAFFSNELGDRCTFAPYNLLFQRASSVAEIALNLALKGESEDCFSLVPFYLRKSQAERMREIEGN